One region of Roseicitreum antarcticum genomic DNA includes:
- a CDS encoding zinc-binding dehydrogenase, giving the protein MRQMNAIRCHGFGGRHRFETGLNVPEPRPGEVLVRVDASGICAADRAMWDATGPWELSFPFTPGHEFTGTVVALGEGADTRHGLAVGDRAIAELNITYGNDYFRQRGLYHLSDSMDVLGATLDGGWAEYMIYPADAVVHKVPDSVSNRAACYAEPLANAIHGVQRGDIGFDDVVVVAGAGPIGMGMVQAARLKTPRKLILINPGKAKRDLALTLGADLAFHPDDPDLCNAIHDLTDGRGADVFLEASGRGSAFLQGLALIRKAGRMVVFGVYKDPVPFDLNILGEFKELDLRGGHLAPFTYATALDLMARGLIDGDACVTHSYLLEDFEAAIVRSPDPDEVQIKVIFEPNGPEIS; this is encoded by the coding sequence ATGAGACAAATGAACGCGATCAGGTGCCACGGCTTCGGCGGTCGGCATCGGTTTGAAACCGGGCTTAACGTGCCGGAACCGCGGCCCGGCGAGGTGCTGGTCCGGGTCGATGCCAGTGGGATCTGTGCCGCCGACCGGGCCATGTGGGACGCAACCGGGCCGTGGGAGCTGAGCTTTCCGTTCACGCCGGGGCACGAGTTCACCGGGACTGTTGTGGCGCTTGGCGAAGGTGCTGACACGCGACATGGGCTGGCCGTGGGCGACCGGGCCATCGCAGAGTTGAACATCACCTACGGGAATGACTATTTCCGCCAGCGGGGGCTCTACCATCTGTCGGACAGCATGGATGTGCTGGGCGCGACGCTGGATGGCGGCTGGGCAGAATACATGATCTATCCCGCAGACGCGGTGGTCCACAAAGTGCCCGACAGCGTATCGAACCGCGCGGCCTGCTATGCCGAACCACTTGCGAACGCGATCCACGGGGTTCAGCGCGGTGATATCGGGTTCGACGACGTCGTCGTCGTCGCGGGCGCGGGCCCGATCGGCATGGGCATGGTGCAGGCTGCGCGCCTTAAGACGCCGCGCAAGCTGATCCTGATCAACCCGGGCAAGGCCAAGCGCGATCTAGCGCTGACCCTGGGTGCCGATCTTGCGTTTCACCCCGATGATCCCGACCTGTGCAACGCCATCCATGATCTGACAGACGGACGCGGCGCGGACGTGTTCCTTGAGGCGTCGGGACGCGGATCGGCTTTTTTGCAAGGGTTGGCGCTAATCCGCAAAGCCGGGCGTATGGTGGTATTCGGCGTCTACAAAGACCCGGTGCCGTTCGATTTGAATATCCTTGGGGAATTCAAGGAACTGGACCTGCGCGGCGGCCATCTGGCCCCCTTTACTTATGCCACGGCGCTCGATCTGATGGCCCGGGGGCTGATTGATGGCGATGCCTGCGTGACACATTCCTATCTGCTGGAAGATTTCGAGGCGGCCATCGTCCGCTCCCCCGATCCTGACGAAGTGCAGATCAAGGTCATTTTTGAGCCGAACGGCCCGGAGATTTCATGA
- a CDS encoding thiamine pyrophosphate-dependent enzyme, whose protein sequence is MRNEKTTEDIALGIRRRVFEHSMRNNGGYLSQACSAGEQLAWLYNEALNLGPPILPMIPKPFEGVPSPNNPDYHTGAGYNGPAAPEYDRLFIAPAHYALVAYATLIEVGRMAPEGLEMFNQDGSSVEMIGAEHSPGMEVHNGTLGIGLSTAAGLAFGRKLRGETGNTWVFMSDGEVQEGQTWEAVQACAFHNIEVKAIMDVNDQQCDGAMGTVMEVGDLRTKFTNFGAHCVEVDGHDLNAIRQASQEDHEGKPLIILARTNPFHAMSILEERFPRLHYVRFKSEDERARMNQSIAKDLGVDPVDYAH, encoded by the coding sequence GTGAGGAATGAAAAGACGACGGAAGATATTGCGCTTGGCATTCGCCGCCGCGTATTCGAACACTCGATGCGCAACAACGGCGGATATCTCAGCCAAGCCTGTTCGGCGGGCGAACAGCTCGCCTGGCTTTACAACGAAGCGCTGAATCTTGGGCCGCCGATCCTGCCGATGATCCCCAAGCCGTTTGAAGGCGTGCCGTCTCCGAACAATCCGGACTATCACACGGGCGCCGGCTACAACGGCCCGGCGGCCCCCGAATACGATCGCCTCTTCATTGCCCCCGCGCATTACGCGCTGGTCGCCTATGCGACACTGATAGAGGTCGGGCGCATGGCACCCGAGGGCCTTGAGATGTTCAACCAGGACGGTTCCTCTGTCGAGATGATCGGCGCGGAACACAGCCCCGGCATGGAGGTCCACAACGGCACGCTGGGCATCGGTCTGTCGACAGCGGCGGGCCTTGCCTTTGGGCGCAAGCTGCGCGGAGAGACCGGCAACACCTGGGTGTTCATGTCCGACGGCGAGGTCCAGGAAGGCCAGACTTGGGAAGCGGTGCAGGCCTGCGCCTTCCACAATATCGAGGTCAAGGCGATCATGGACGTGAACGACCAGCAGTGCGACGGCGCGATGGGCACGGTGATGGAGGTCGGCGACCTGCGCACCAAGTTCACCAACTTCGGCGCACATTGCGTCGAGGTGGACGGCCATGACCTGAACGCGATCCGACAGGCTTCACAGGAAGATCACGAGGGCAAGCCCCTGATCATTCTTGCCCGAACAAATCCCTTTCATGCGATGTCGATCCTTGAGGAACGTTTCCCACGGCTCCATTACGTGCGGTTCAAATCCGAGGATGAACGCGCACGCATGAACCAATCCATTGCAAAAGATCTGGGCGTCGACCCGGTCGATTACGCCCATTAA
- a CDS encoding transketolase family protein, translating to MVEMVSRPYASAFEKFAAGNPDILCLSADLTSSCEIDGFRDRHPDQFLSMGMAEQNMMSFAGGLGLAGFRPFIHTFGVFMYRRPYDQLMASIAYPRRKVRMMAFLPGVTTPGGMTHQSIEDISVMRSIPNMTILETGDATEVESICEAADSIDGPVWCRVLRGSVPRLFNTPIKVGEMRELSAGDDILVVTSGICTEEAMRARAALKKAGLSIRHLHLHTIKPFDSKALLDQIASVKHGVITLENHVTEGGVGSLVAETMADAGVGKRLIRLGLKDTYAHGGSRPYLMRYYGLDALALVRGVEDLVGQAVDITENDLDAARVDDVHSLVKAEAL from the coding sequence ATGGTAGAAATGGTTTCACGCCCCTATGCGTCGGCCTTTGAAAAGTTTGCCGCCGGCAATCCCGATATCCTGTGCCTTTCGGCTGACCTGACCTCGTCTTGCGAAATCGATGGCTTTCGCGATCGCCATCCAGATCAGTTTCTGTCGATGGGCATGGCCGAACAGAACATGATGAGTTTTGCTGGCGGGCTGGGCCTGGCGGGTTTTCGCCCCTTCATCCACACCTTTGGCGTGTTCATGTACCGTCGTCCCTATGACCAGCTGATGGCCTCGATTGCCTATCCGCGTCGCAAGGTGCGCATGATGGCCTTCTTGCCTGGCGTCACGACGCCCGGCGGCATGACGCACCAGTCGATCGAGGATATTTCGGTCATGCGATCGATTCCGAACATGACGATCCTCGAGACCGGCGACGCGACCGAGGTGGAATCGATCTGTGAAGCCGCCGACAGCATCGACGGCCCGGTCTGGTGCCGGGTGCTGCGCGGATCCGTGCCGCGTCTATTCAATACGCCAATCAAGGTTGGCGAGATGCGCGAGCTGAGCGCGGGTGACGACATTCTTGTCGTCACCTCCGGCATCTGTACTGAAGAAGCCATGCGTGCCCGCGCCGCTCTGAAAAAGGCAGGCCTCTCGATCCGCCACCTGCATCTGCACACCATCAAACCGTTCGATTCCAAGGCGCTTCTTGATCAGATCGCGAGCGTTAAGCACGGCGTGATCACGCTGGAGAACCACGTCACCGAAGGCGGGGTCGGCAGCCTCGTCGCCGAAACGATGGCTGATGCCGGCGTCGGCAAGCGGCTGATTCGGCTGGGTCTGAAGGACACCTACGCCCACGGCGGTTCGCGCCCTTACCTGATGCGCTATTACGGTCTGGACGCACTGGCGCTGGTACGGGGGGTCGAAGACCTGGTGGGGCAGGCAGTCGACATCACCGAAAATGACCTCGATGCCGCCCGCGTCGATGACGTTCACTCTCTGGTCAAGGCGGAAGCGCTCTGA